GACCGTACGCGGCCGGGTGATCGCGCTCGGCGGCGGCAGCGCCTTCGTCGAGATCGGCGGCAAGGGCGAGGCGGTGATCGACCTCGGCGAGTTCGTCGATCCGGAGAGCGGCGCGCCGGCGCTGGCGGTCGGCGACCAGCTCGAGGCGACGGTGGTGGACGACGGCCGGACCTCGGGCACGGTGCGGCTGAAGCGCACGGTCGGCCGCGGCGGCCACCTGCCGGGCGAGCTCGAGCAGGCGCACGCACACGGCATCGCGGTCGAGGGCGTCGTCACCGGCGAGGTGAAGGGCGGCTACCAGGTGCAGATCGGCAGCGTGCGCGCCTTCTGTCCCGGCTCGCAGATCGACCGCCGGCGCGGCGAGCCGGCGGAATACGTCGGCCAGCGGTTGCGTTTCCGGGTGACCCGGATCGAGGGCGGGGGCCGCAACGTCGTGGTGTCGCGGCGGGTGTTGCTCGACGAGGAGGCGGCGGAGCAGGCGGCGCAGACCTGGGAGCGGCTGCAGGTCGGCAATGTCCTGCAGGGACGGGTGAGCACGGTGCGCGACTTCGGCGTCTTCGTCGATCTCGGCGGCGTCGAGGGGCTCGTCCACATCAGCGAGCTGGCGCACGGCCACGTCGGCCATCCGTCCGAGGTGCTGCAGCCCGAGCAGGTGGTCGAGGTGAAGGTGCTGAAGGTCGAGCCGGCGGAAGCGGGCGGCCGGCCGCGCATCGCCCTGTCGCTGCGCGCGTTGGCGCCCGATCCCTGGGCGGACGTCGCGGCGCGTTTCCCGATCGGCGCCACGGTGCCAGGCGTGGTGCGGCGGCTGGAGAGCTTCGGCGCCTTCGTGGAGATCGCGCCCGGCCTCGACGGCCTGGTGCACGTGTCGAAGATGGCGCTCGACCGCCGCGTCGCCCACCCGCGCCAGGTGGTCAGCGCCGGCGACACGGTGCAGGTGACGGTGCAGGCGATCGATCCGGCGCAGCGCCGCATCGGCCTCTCGATGGTCGAGGCGGCGCGCCGCGAGCGCGACGGGCAGGAGGCGACCGCCCGGCGCGAGACCGAATCGGCGCTCGGGCAGATGAACGAGCAGCGCAGCCTCGGCACCTTCGCCGACCTGCTCGCCGCTTCGAAACGCGATCGGAAATAGCCGCTGGCGCAAGGCGGGCCGGGCGCCGCCGGCTCACGGCGGTTGGAGCGCCGCCGAGAAGAGGCGCAGCGCCTCGCCGACGAGCTGCGGGCCGGCCTTCTCGGGGGACCCGGCGTCGAAGGGCGGCTGCGGGTCGTACTCGATCGCCAGTTGGATGAGGCGCGCGGTCGCCTCGCCGTGGATGCGGCCGGTCAGGGCGAGCGCCATGTCGATGCCGGACGAGACGCCGGCGGCGCTGGCGAAGGGCGGGTCGATGACGACGCGCGCCGTCGAGACGGTCGCGCCCATGCCGGCGAGAATGTCGCGGAACGCCCAGTGGGTGGTGACCGGGTGCGCGCCGAGGACGCCGGCGGCGGCGTAGAGACTGGAACCGGTGCACACCGACACGCACCAGCGGGCGCGCGGCGCGGCGTCGCGAATCCAGGCGAGCAGCGCCTGGTTGTCGAGCGGCGCCAGCGGGCGCGACGAACCGGGAATCACGATCACGTCGGGGTGGGCCAGCGACGCCGGCGTGGCGGTCGGCAGCACGGTCAGCCCGTTGTCGGCGCGCTGCGGCCGCTGCTCGGTGGCCAGGAAGTGGGGACGCGCCTCGGGCCACGCGGCGATGACTTCGTAGGCGCCGACCAGGTCGAGGGCGGTGAAGCCGTCGTAGAGGACGAAAGCGATGTCCATGCGCGGGCAACCTCCGACCGGGGTCTCCCACGCCGATGGCGCGGCCGGCAACGACAAATGGGCGGCGGATTCGGCCAGGGTGGGTCCTGCGACGCGCCGCGGCATTCGACTCTTGTGATCCGGTCGCCGGCTGTGCTTAGCGATCACCTATCCGTGGGAGAAGACGCGGGTCGCTGGCGACCCAGCGGGGGCCGGCCGAAAGGCCATGGGACAACCTGTTGCGAGGGACGAAGGAGGACGAACGTGTTGACGAAGCGCATGTTGACGATGACGGTGGCCGCCGTGGCGGTCACGGCGTCGGCCGCCATGGCCGGCACCAAGTACCAATCCAATGTGGTGAACGCGAGCACGACCCACCCGCCGGGCAACCCGACCGTGGCGTCGGGCAAGGTCTCGGTGCAGGACAACGGCAACATCAAGGTGGGCGTCAAGGGCGTGACCGACGGCGGGGGCGCGCCGGTGGACTCGAGCACCTCGTACAAGGACACCGCGACGCTCGACGGCAGCGAGTACATCTACATCGTGAAGTTGAACTACACGGCGCTCGGCGTCGACGTGGAGATTCCGG
Above is a genomic segment from bacterium containing:
- a CDS encoding DJ-1/PfpI family protein; its protein translation is MDIAFVLYDGFTALDLVGAYEVIAAWPEARPHFLATEQRPQRADNGLTVLPTATPASLAHPDVIVIPGSSRPLAPLDNQALLAWIRDAAPRARWCVSVCTGSSLYAAAGVLGAHPVTTHWAFRDILAGMGATVSTARVVIDPPFASAAGVSSGIDMALALTGRIHGEATARLIQLAIEYDPQPPFDAGSPEKAGPQLVGEALRLFSAALQPP
- a CDS encoding S1 RNA-binding domain-containing protein — its product is MTKNDEQDFASLLAASEAQATQRPAVGETVRGRVIALGGGSAFVEIGGKGEAVIDLGEFVDPESGAPALAVGDQLEATVVDDGRTSGTVRLKRTVGRGGHLPGELEQAHAHGIAVEGVVTGEVKGGYQVQIGSVRAFCPGSQIDRRRGEPAEYVGQRLRFRVTRIEGGGRNVVVSRRVLLDEEAAEQAAQTWERLQVGNVLQGRVSTVRDFGVFVDLGGVEGLVHISELAHGHVGHPSEVLQPEQVVEVKVLKVEPAEAGGRPRIALSLRALAPDPWADVAARFPIGATVPGVVRRLESFGAFVEIAPGLDGLVHVSKMALDRRVAHPRQVVSAGDTVQVTVQAIDPAQRRIGLSMVEAARRERDGQEATARRETESALGQMNEQRSLGTFADLLAASKRDRK